The following DNA comes from Notolabrus celidotus isolate fNotCel1 chromosome 12, fNotCel1.pri, whole genome shotgun sequence.
TTAAAACATTCCATTCTGGACCAACTGCATGTTCAAGCTTTTGCTTTGGTTGTATTACAAAGTTCCCTAAatgctctctcttctcttcacaTTTCAGAGCCAGGCCCGACTTAACAATGGGCCCCATACCCCTGTGTGTTCTGCTCCCGCTGACGGTGCtggctgtggtggtggtggctgttgctgctgatgggAATGCAGTGGATGATGAATATACCTGGCCACAGTGGAAGGTTCCTCTGGTAAGGAAAAGACGCACTGTGCCACTCAGCAGCCCAAACTTCTCAGCTCAGCCCCAGAATGAGCTGAGGGGGACCTGCGGTATTGAGTGTCAGCGTCGCCTCCCTGCCACCTCTCTGGATGACCTGGAGCAGTTCCTGTCCTACGAGACGGTTTATGAGAACGGCACACGCACGTATACCTCAGTTTCTGTGCAGGGCCTCAATGAAGTTACTACCTGGTCTGGAAACAGCTCATCCAGCTCCCGCCACAAACGAGAGGTGTATGGCACAGATACTCGCTTCACCATCTCTGACAAGCTGTTTTCAACCAAATACCCCTTCTCCACCTCCGTCAAGATCTCCACGGGATGCTCAGGGGTTCTTGTGTCACCCAAGCATGTGTTGACCGCTGCCCACTGCATCCACGACGGAAAGGATTACCTAGATGGTGTCCAGAAGCTCCGTGTTGGCATTCTGAAGGAGAAGTCTagaagaggaaaaggaggcaaagggagaggagggagaggaaagggCAAGAGGAGAAGGGGAGAGAAAGGTCAAGAGGACATGCAGGAGAAGGAAGACAATGGTGAGAAAGGGGAACGAAGAGGAAAGCAGAGAGGTGGAAAGAGACGGAATCGACGAAGTGCTGATTCTGAGAAACCTTCATTCAGGTGGACCAGGGTCAAGCAGACTCAGGTACCTAAAGGCTGGTTCAAAGGTGTGTCTGATGGACTGGCTGCTGATTATGACTACGCTGTTCTGGAGTTGAAGAAAGCCCCAAAAGTCAAGCACATGGATCTTGGTGTTATCCCCTCGCTGAAGAAGCTCCCCGCTGGAAGGATCCACTTCTCCGGCTTTGATGATGACCGGCCTGGAAACCTGGTGTACAGGTTCTGCTCTGTCTCAGAGGAGTCCAATGATTTGTTGTATCAGTACTGTGATGCCAAACCCGGCTCCAGTGGCTCTGGGGTCTATATCCGCCTCAAAGAGCCCGgcaagaagaagtggaagaggaAGATCATTGGGGTGTTTTCTGGTCACCAGTGGGTGGATGTAAACGGGGACGGGGCGCAGCAGGATTACAATGTGGCGGTGAGGATAACTCCTCTCAAATATGCTCAGATCTGCTACTGGGTCCACGGGGACTCGAGCGAGTGCAAGGTAGCTTAATCCAACACAGGACTCCCCCTAAACCATCAACCAGTTCCTATCCCTTTGACCCTCCTTTATACAAGGAACCCCCAGACTGCTCCAACCCCTGTCCCACTGTCATCACcactgcctctcctcctcttgccTCCCTGTTACCTCCTGTGACTTTTGCTACACTGACctacacgaacacacacacacacacacacacacacacacacacacacacacacacacacacacacacacacacacacacacatacatgcacacattcCACAAACAGCCATACAGACTCAAGAGACCTGTGGCTCTTCAGCTTTTCTAATTTATTTGCTAAAAAataactgagaaaaaaaatatgtatagtttttattttcagatcaTTCAGGTCTGCAAGTTTCCATTTTGACTCCTTTTTTATATTTGACTCTTTTGGATGCAACATTGGATAGCATGCTAATTCAAATGTGTGTGAGCAAAGCCTTGGTAGTGCCTTGTATTTCAACAAGACTTTGTATGgagactgtttttttaaagtgttgtcAACcattgttagaaaaaaaaagaaaaaagacggATGTTGGCTTTGACAAAACACCcagaacaaataaatcaaagttttgttttgcagaaaaTCTATCCGGAAATATTGAGATAATTGGTTTTATAAAGAATTTCTTTAATCAAGCTGGTGTTTTTGTATTGTGTATATCTAGAAATGTAATACCCTTGAAAAAACATCTATTTCTCTGTCTAAATAGAGAAAAAGTCCTTATGGATTCTAGTAGGAAGATTTGTCTGATTTGGGAGTCCCACATTAACTTGCCTCTGTTCTTGCAACAGAATGAAATATGCTTTCATTGTTGCGCACATAACTATAACGGTGCTTATCCAGAAGACGTGGTGCTAATTTATGGAATTGTAAACTTTCTGGTTGGAGGGCTTGTCAGAATATATTGTGATAGCCTAGTACTGTAACTATGTATTTAATGTAAGGCTACATAAATGGGTTGTGTCACATGATCCATTTCACCCATTACTTGAGCTGTTGAGATTTTTTCTAATTCTAGGAGATAAATGAGATTGTATTGTTACGTAATGACAGACTGAATTCTGGGATGTGATgggatgtgatgttttttttcatattatgTTCCAAAAATACATATGAGTATCCTTTGAATACCAAATACATGAATTTAATGAGGCGGGTTGAATACCACCATCCATTAAACCGAGATgacaatttgtgtgtgtgcatgcgtgcttgtgtgtaCTTATATAAACTGattcctttggaatcatcttccAGTCAggatccgggaggcagacaccctctctacttttaagagtaggcttcaaactttcctttttgataaagcttatagttagagctggatcaggcttggaccagctcttagttatgctgctataggcttagactgccggggaaactgacacactgactcactgggatcctatctcatccccttccccccaaccccctcatcacttactttaactcttcctgtccctttaaagttactaaccatagacctttgtggagtccctgagctcccttgtttcgtaggttcctctgagctgccgtagacgtcctcctgctgtggaagttccagactccagctgatgaggatgtgctggactccagcagcaacagctactactactcgtctcatcactatcaccgctccctctctctcttattctcctctatccctcttgccagacccaactcggtcaaggcagatggctgtctaatatgagtctgattctgcttgaggtttctgtctgttaaaggaagttgtttaatttaacatggagtacggtctagacctgctctgtttgtagaagcatcttgagataatgtttgttgtgatttggcgctatgcaaataaagattgattgattgattgattgattgattgattgattgataaattggCGTTACTTCATGCAGGACACAGAA
Coding sequences within:
- the prss35 gene encoding inactive serine protease 35, whose translation is MGPIPLCVLLPLTVLAVVVVAVAADGNAVDDEYTWPQWKVPLVRKRRTVPLSSPNFSAQPQNELRGTCGIECQRRLPATSLDDLEQFLSYETVYENGTRTYTSVSVQGLNEVTTWSGNSSSSSRHKREVYGTDTRFTISDKLFSTKYPFSTSVKISTGCSGVLVSPKHVLTAAHCIHDGKDYLDGVQKLRVGILKEKSRRGKGGKGRGGRGKGKRRRGEKGQEDMQEKEDNGEKGERRGKQRGGKRRNRRSADSEKPSFRWTRVKQTQVPKGWFKGVSDGLAADYDYAVLELKKAPKVKHMDLGVIPSLKKLPAGRIHFSGFDDDRPGNLVYRFCSVSEESNDLLYQYCDAKPGSSGSGVYIRLKEPGKKKWKRKIIGVFSGHQWVDVNGDGAQQDYNVAVRITPLKYAQICYWVHGDSSECKVA